A genomic region of Clavibacter michiganensis subsp. insidiosus contains the following coding sequences:
- a CDS encoding response regulator: MSRRPLHATGHGQRVRVALVDDHVLLLDGLSARLSRPRTGVEVVATSPTWSGLVRDDRFPGAFDVVVLDLALRDEVPVAQKIRTLTGAGLTSVLLSTHADPSTIHGAMRAGASAVVPKAESSEELIASIHAAADGTPRQSALVQQAMQDFHAEEDPRLGQQEQRALVLYAGGRSIRDVAEAMSTTEETVKSYIKRGRRKYLHAGTDLGTKLLLRRHAIRHGWIAPE; this comes from the coding sequence ATGAGCCGACGTCCGCTGCATGCGACGGGCCACGGCCAACGGGTCCGCGTGGCCCTGGTCGACGACCACGTCCTCCTGCTGGACGGCCTGAGCGCCCGGCTCTCCCGTCCCCGCACGGGCGTCGAGGTGGTCGCCACCTCCCCCACCTGGAGCGGGCTCGTGCGCGACGACCGCTTCCCGGGCGCGTTCGACGTCGTCGTCCTCGACCTCGCGCTCCGCGACGAGGTCCCGGTCGCGCAGAAGATCCGCACGCTCACGGGCGCCGGCCTCACGTCTGTGCTGCTGAGCACGCACGCCGACCCCTCGACCATCCACGGCGCCATGCGCGCGGGCGCGTCCGCGGTGGTGCCCAAGGCCGAGTCGTCGGAGGAGCTGATCGCGAGCATCCACGCCGCCGCCGACGGGACGCCGCGGCAGTCCGCGCTCGTGCAGCAGGCGATGCAGGACTTCCACGCCGAGGAGGACCCGCGGCTCGGCCAGCAGGAGCAGCGCGCGCTCGTGCTCTACGCGGGCGGGCGGTCGATCCGCGACGTGGCGGAGGCGATGAGCACGACCGAGGAGACGGTCAAGTCGTACATCAAACGGGGACGCCGCAAGTACCTGCACGCGGGGACGGACCTGGGCACGAAGCTCCTGCTGCGGCGCCACGCGATCCGGCATGGCTGGATCGCGCCGGAGTAG
- a CDS encoding sensor histidine kinase has product MDRMKRERERLLQRTARVYGLSFTVVAAACILLPGEIPVPAAAGSVALLAVLAVAQWRIGTDARVRWMVVVLVAGIAAMVVAQLGGRSASSLTALTHISVGAVGSLALLETVRPRRLRVVATAFVLTSVVAVGASWSTAAFPYVVLVHVFGWMLAGILGYWLSVAVHRVGRRITDIGRAHRAERMASELEAQRRQGARLLHDTVLATLTLLAHSGVGVTPQAMRQQAADDARLLRQLRLGANPTPQASGGYTLEPVEQSVLGNTLESVKQRFGRMGLEVSWHGTGQVLLPSDILDAFLLSLAECLENVRRHAGVTEAHVTITDDDTTVRAMVTDAGVGFDLAHVDQAKLGFKESVVARLTDVGGNARLFSSPGSGTTVVLEVPK; this is encoded by the coding sequence ATGGATCGCATGAAGCGCGAACGCGAGCGCCTGCTGCAGCGGACAGCACGCGTCTACGGCCTCAGCTTCACCGTGGTCGCCGCCGCGTGCATCCTGCTGCCGGGCGAGATCCCCGTGCCCGCCGCGGCGGGAAGCGTCGCGCTCCTGGCCGTGCTCGCCGTCGCCCAGTGGCGGATCGGGACCGACGCGCGCGTCAGGTGGATGGTCGTGGTGCTCGTCGCCGGCATCGCGGCCATGGTCGTCGCGCAGCTCGGCGGGCGCTCCGCGTCGTCGCTCACCGCGCTCACCCACATCTCGGTGGGCGCCGTCGGGTCGCTCGCCCTCCTGGAGACCGTCCGACCGCGGAGGCTCCGCGTCGTGGCGACCGCCTTCGTGCTCACTAGTGTCGTCGCCGTCGGCGCCTCCTGGTCCACCGCCGCCTTCCCCTACGTCGTGCTCGTGCACGTGTTCGGCTGGATGCTCGCCGGGATCCTCGGCTACTGGCTGAGCGTCGCCGTGCACCGGGTCGGCCGCCGCATCACCGACATCGGACGCGCCCACCGCGCCGAGCGCATGGCGAGCGAGCTCGAGGCCCAGCGACGCCAGGGCGCGCGGCTCCTGCACGACACCGTGCTGGCCACCCTCACCCTCCTCGCGCACTCCGGCGTCGGCGTCACGCCGCAGGCCATGCGCCAGCAGGCGGCCGACGACGCGCGCCTCCTCCGGCAGCTCCGCCTGGGCGCGAACCCCACCCCCCAGGCGTCGGGCGGCTACACGCTGGAGCCCGTGGAGCAGTCGGTGCTCGGCAACACGCTGGAGTCGGTCAAGCAGCGCTTCGGGCGGATGGGCCTCGAGGTGAGCTGGCACGGCACCGGTCAGGTCCTGCTGCCGAGCGACATCCTCGACGCCTTCCTCCTCTCGCTCGCGGAGTGCCTGGAGAACGTGCGACGGCACGCGGGCGTCACCGAGGCGCACGTCACCATCACCGACGACGACACCACCGTCCGCGCCATGGTCACCGACGCCGGCGTCGGCTTCGACCTCGCGCACGTGGACCAGGCGAAGCTCGGCTTCAAGGAGTCGGTCGTCGCGCGCCTCACCGACGTGGGCGGCAACGCCCGGCTGTTCTCCTCCCCCGGGTCCGGGACGACGGTCGTCCTCGAGGTGCCGAAGTGA
- a CDS encoding response regulator transcription factor, whose amino-acid sequence MSAENRPITLAIVDDHRMLLGALTEWIRNAASDIEMVAAVSTWPDLLTHPRFPVDVVLLDLDLKDNLPISLKIATLKTTGVKTVLMSTYSEPNVVREALASGALGYLVKSEDASMIVDAIRLAADGQSYISAELDLAINSTDVGGVPKLSAQERRVMALYGGGEPVKSVAYSLGISEETAKSYLKRIREKYRVAGFDVGTKVALRKRAIQDGILLQGE is encoded by the coding sequence GTGTCAGCTGAGAACCGACCGATCACCCTCGCCATCGTGGACGACCACAGGATGCTGCTCGGGGCCCTGACCGAGTGGATCCGCAACGCCGCGTCCGACATCGAGATGGTCGCCGCCGTGTCCACCTGGCCCGATCTGCTGACGCATCCGCGGTTCCCCGTCGACGTCGTGCTCCTCGACCTCGACCTCAAGGACAACCTGCCGATCTCGCTGAAGATCGCCACGCTCAAGACCACCGGCGTCAAGACCGTGCTCATGAGCACGTACTCGGAGCCGAACGTCGTGCGCGAGGCGCTCGCCTCCGGCGCCCTCGGCTACCTCGTGAAGAGCGAGGACGCGAGCATGATCGTCGACGCGATCCGCCTCGCGGCCGACGGCCAGTCGTACATCTCCGCCGAGCTGGACCTCGCCATCAACAGCACCGACGTCGGCGGCGTGCCGAAGCTCAGCGCGCAGGAGCGCCGGGTCATGGCGCTCTACGGCGGCGGCGAGCCCGTCAAATCGGTGGCGTACAGCCTCGGCATCTCCGAGGAGACGGCGAAGTCGTACCTCAAGCGGATCCGCGAGAAGTATCGCGTCGCGGGCTTCGACGTCGGCACGAAGGTGGCGCTGCGGAAGCGCGCGATCCAGGACGGCATCCTGCTCCAGGGCGAGTAG
- a CDS encoding MFS transporter: protein MNPPSSGRATLSPARVRIALLALAMGGFAIGTTEFVAMGLLPQLAADLLPDVAARSTEAANAQAGTLISAYALGVVVGAPTIAAASARAPRRKLLLWLLLAFTLGTVLSAILPSFGLVVVARFVAGLPHGAYFGIASLVAAQLMGEGKRARGVAFVLAGLTIANVIGVPIVTWIGQNAGWRVAYLVVAAIFAATFLAVFLAVPAQDGNPEATLRRELRAFTRLQVWLALLIGAIGFGGFFAVYTFVSPMVTEVTGLPEWSVPLALVVVGLGMTVGNLAGGWWADRDVKAALLSLFGLLIASLVGLVLTASNPVGLFAFLFLIGGSAAALSPGIQIRLMDVAHDSQSIAAALNHSALNTGNAVGAALGGVTVSAGLGYTSPALVGVGLSVAGLLIALASFGLDRHRRASRRAADGGRPTTQPIALGG from the coding sequence GTGAATCCCCCCTCCTCCGGGCGGGCGACCCTGTCGCCGGCCCGCGTCCGCATCGCCCTGCTCGCCCTCGCGATGGGCGGGTTCGCCATCGGCACCACCGAGTTCGTCGCCATGGGGCTGCTGCCGCAGCTCGCGGCGGATCTGCTGCCCGACGTGGCCGCGCGCTCGACCGAGGCCGCCAACGCGCAGGCGGGCACGCTCATCAGCGCCTACGCCCTCGGCGTCGTGGTGGGCGCGCCGACCATCGCCGCGGCCTCGGCCCGGGCGCCCCGGCGGAAGCTCCTGCTCTGGCTGCTCCTCGCCTTCACGCTCGGGACGGTGCTCAGCGCGATCCTCCCGAGCTTCGGCCTCGTCGTCGTGGCCCGCTTCGTCGCGGGCCTGCCGCACGGCGCCTACTTCGGCATCGCGTCACTGGTCGCGGCGCAGCTGATGGGGGAGGGCAAGAGGGCCCGGGGAGTCGCCTTCGTGCTCGCGGGGCTCACCATCGCCAACGTCATCGGCGTGCCCATCGTCACGTGGATCGGGCAGAACGCCGGCTGGCGCGTCGCCTACCTCGTGGTCGCCGCGATCTTCGCCGCCACCTTCCTGGCCGTGTTCCTCGCCGTACCGGCGCAGGACGGCAACCCCGAGGCCACGCTCCGACGCGAGCTCCGCGCGTTCACGCGGCTGCAGGTCTGGCTCGCGCTCCTCATCGGCGCGATCGGCTTCGGCGGCTTCTTCGCCGTCTACACGTTCGTGTCGCCCATGGTCACGGAGGTGACGGGGCTGCCCGAGTGGTCGGTGCCGCTCGCGCTCGTGGTCGTGGGACTCGGCATGACGGTCGGCAACCTCGCGGGCGGCTGGTGGGCGGACCGCGACGTGAAGGCGGCGCTGCTCTCGCTCTTCGGGCTGCTGATCGCGTCGCTCGTGGGCCTCGTGCTCACCGCGTCGAACCCGGTGGGCCTGTTCGCCTTCCTGTTCCTCATCGGCGGGTCGGCGGCGGCGCTGTCGCCCGGGATCCAGATCCGGCTGATGGACGTGGCGCACGACTCGCAGTCCATCGCCGCCGCGCTCAACCACTCCGCGCTCAACACGGGCAACGCGGTCGGCGCGGCGCTCGGCGGCGTGACGGTCTCGGCGGGGCTCGGCTACACGTCGCCCGCGCTCGTGGGCGTCGGGCTCAGCGTGGCGGGCCTCCTCATCGCGCTGGCGAGCTTCGGCCTCGACCGGCACCGACGCGCATCCCGCCGGGCGGCGGACGGCGGACGGCCCACCACCCAGCCGATCGCGCTCGGCGGCTGA
- a CDS encoding thiamine-binding protein, with amino-acid sequence MLVAFSVAPSGGDAPDASVHDAVAAAVAVVRASGLPNRTDAMFTTIEGDWDEVFDVVRRATEAVAPFGTRVSLVLKADIRPGYEGELTGKLDRLERALEARGTDA; translated from the coding sequence ATGCTCGTCGCCTTCTCCGTCGCACCCAGCGGGGGCGACGCGCCCGACGCCTCCGTGCACGACGCCGTGGCCGCCGCGGTCGCCGTGGTCCGCGCATCGGGCCTGCCGAATCGCACCGACGCCATGTTCACCACCATCGAGGGTGACTGGGACGAGGTCTTCGACGTCGTCCGCCGGGCGACCGAGGCCGTCGCGCCCTTCGGCACGCGCGTCTCGCTCGTGCTCAAGGCGGACATCCGCCCCGGCTACGAGGGCGAGCTGACGGGCAAGCTCGACCGCCTGGAGCGGGCGCTCGAGGCGCGCGGCACCGACGCCTGA
- a CDS encoding YceI family protein, with amino-acid sequence MDKKTKITIGVAGGVVVLVGAFAAFGGPIYKQLAGTPDAAPTLASTPAAGGALGDLSGDWAVGGSSYAGYRVDEMLNGTPVTVNGRTDAVTGDITVAGSQVTKGTMTVDVTKIHTDQPPRDAYFQNEAMKTGDFPTATFTLTQPIAADGVEAGVPATYDVTGDLTLHGVTKSVTAQMQASFTSDGGQIVGSIPITFQDFGVQAPSLGFVTVEDHGSVEFSLDVAKA; translated from the coding sequence ATGGACAAGAAGACGAAGATCACCATCGGGGTCGCGGGCGGCGTGGTCGTCCTCGTCGGCGCCTTCGCGGCGTTCGGCGGCCCCATCTACAAGCAGCTGGCGGGCACGCCCGACGCCGCCCCCACCCTGGCGTCGACGCCGGCGGCCGGTGGCGCGCTCGGCGACCTCTCCGGGGACTGGGCGGTCGGCGGGTCCTCCTACGCCGGCTACCGCGTCGACGAAATGCTCAACGGCACGCCCGTCACCGTCAACGGACGGACGGACGCCGTCACGGGCGACATCACGGTCGCCGGATCCCAGGTCACGAAGGGCACGATGACGGTGGACGTGACCAAGATCCACACCGACCAGCCGCCGCGCGACGCGTACTTCCAGAACGAGGCCATGAAGACGGGCGACTTCCCGACCGCGACCTTCACGCTCACCCAGCCGATCGCCGCCGACGGCGTCGAGGCGGGCGTCCCGGCGACGTACGACGTGACCGGCGACCTGACCCTGCACGGCGTGACGAAGAGCGTGACCGCGCAGATGCAGGCGAGCTTCACGTCCGACGGCGGGCAGATCGTCGGCTCCATCCCGATCACGTTCCAGGACTTCGGCGTGCAGGCGCCGAGCCTCGGCTTCGTGACGGTCGAGGACCACGGCTCCGTCGAGTTCTCGCTCGACGTGGCGAAGGCCTAG
- a CDS encoding ADP-dependent NAD(P)H-hydrate dehydratase has product MSDAHDDHAPDGWIRQDAERTRRAIRLPRDDDDKYTRGVLGVRTGSDRYPGAAVLGVEAAARTGVGMIRYLGPAGASASVLGRRPEVVTADGRVQAWLVGSGMDQAHRDAAATDAIVAALEQGLPAVIDAGALDLVGRATGPVVVTPHFRELSRLLDGTGIRASAEEIAEDAPGWAERASRELGLCVLLKGATTFVVGGSARIAVRAGTPWLATAGSGDVLGGALGALVAGGSTRIAEAPDPLAALAEVAAAAAWLHGRAGDLASGGGPITALDVAEAMPRAVRETLSGSGG; this is encoded by the coding sequence ATGAGCGACGCGCACGACGACCACGCACCCGACGGCTGGATCCGGCAGGACGCCGAGCGCACCCGCCGGGCGATCCGCCTCCCGCGGGACGACGACGACAAGTACACGCGCGGCGTGCTCGGCGTGCGGACCGGCTCCGACCGCTACCCGGGCGCCGCGGTCCTCGGCGTCGAGGCGGCCGCGCGCACGGGCGTCGGCATGATCCGCTACCTCGGCCCCGCGGGCGCGTCCGCCTCCGTGCTCGGCCGCCGCCCCGAGGTCGTCACGGCGGACGGCCGCGTGCAGGCGTGGCTCGTCGGATCCGGCATGGACCAGGCGCACCGCGACGCCGCCGCGACCGACGCGATCGTCGCCGCTCTCGAGCAGGGCCTGCCCGCGGTCATCGACGCGGGCGCGCTCGACCTCGTCGGCCGGGCGACGGGCCCGGTGGTGGTCACGCCCCACTTCCGCGAGCTGTCGCGGCTGCTCGACGGCACCGGGATCCGGGCATCGGCGGAGGAGATCGCGGAGGACGCGCCGGGCTGGGCCGAGCGGGCGTCGCGGGAGCTCGGCCTGTGCGTGCTGCTCAAGGGCGCGACCACCTTCGTGGTCGGCGGGTCCGCGCGCATCGCGGTGCGCGCCGGGACCCCGTGGCTCGCGACGGCGGGCTCGGGCGACGTCCTGGGCGGCGCGCTCGGCGCGCTGGTCGCGGGCGGGTCGACGCGCATCGCCGAGGCGCCGGATCCCCTCGCGGCCCTCGCCGAGGTCGCCGCGGCCGCCGCGTGGCTGCACGGCCGCGCGGGCGACCTCGCATCCGGCGGCGGACCGATCACGGCCCTCGACGTCGCCGAGGCGATGCCGAGGGCCGTGCGGGAGACGCTGTCGGGATCCGGCGGCTAG
- a CDS encoding NADH:flavin oxidoreductase/NADH oxidase, whose amino-acid sequence MTTSPLFEPITVRGVTARNRIWVAPMCQYSIDARDGVPGAWHLAHLGSFARGGAGLVMAEATGVSPEARITPEDTGIWDDAQRDAWAPIVDFIHSMGAVAAIQLAHAGRKASTYSFSGRGTMPAEEGGWETVAPSAEPFPGYGTPVALDAHGIRKVVDDFAAAARRSVDAGFDVLELHAAHGYLLHQFLSPLSNHRDDEFGGSLENRARLLLQVIDAVRAEVPDVPLLVRFSATDWAGDAGWDEQQTATVAGWAAEHGADFFDISTGGNTTGVTIPVAPGYQVPFAEYVKEHAKVALNAVGLITEPAQAEAVVAEGRADAVMLGREMLRDPHFALRAAHELGVEIDYWPKQYDRARWAA is encoded by the coding sequence ATGACCACGTCCCCGCTCTTCGAGCCGATCACCGTCCGCGGCGTCACCGCCCGCAACCGCATCTGGGTCGCTCCGATGTGCCAGTACAGCATCGACGCGCGCGACGGCGTCCCGGGCGCCTGGCACCTCGCGCACCTCGGCTCGTTCGCGCGCGGCGGCGCGGGGCTCGTGATGGCGGAGGCCACGGGCGTGAGCCCCGAGGCGCGCATCACGCCCGAGGACACCGGCATCTGGGACGACGCGCAGCGCGACGCGTGGGCGCCGATCGTCGACTTCATCCACTCGATGGGCGCGGTCGCCGCGATCCAGCTCGCGCACGCGGGTCGCAAGGCCTCCACCTACTCGTTCTCCGGCCGCGGCACGATGCCCGCTGAGGAGGGCGGCTGGGAGACCGTCGCCCCGTCCGCCGAGCCGTTCCCCGGCTACGGCACGCCCGTCGCGCTCGACGCCCACGGGATCCGCAAGGTCGTCGACGACTTCGCCGCCGCCGCCCGCCGCTCGGTCGACGCCGGCTTCGACGTGCTGGAGCTCCACGCCGCGCACGGCTACCTCCTGCACCAGTTCCTCTCCCCCCTCAGCAACCACCGCGACGATGAGTTCGGCGGCAGCCTCGAGAACCGGGCGCGCCTCCTGCTCCAGGTGATCGACGCCGTGCGCGCCGAGGTCCCCGACGTGCCGCTGCTGGTCCGCTTCTCCGCCACCGACTGGGCGGGCGACGCCGGCTGGGACGAGCAGCAGACCGCGACCGTCGCCGGGTGGGCCGCCGAGCACGGCGCCGACTTCTTCGACATCTCCACGGGCGGGAACACTACGGGCGTCACGATCCCCGTCGCGCCCGGCTACCAGGTGCCCTTCGCCGAGTACGTGAAGGAGCACGCGAAGGTGGCGCTCAACGCCGTGGGCCTCATCACCGAGCCCGCGCAGGCCGAGGCCGTCGTCGCCGAGGGCCGCGCGGACGCCGTGATGCTCGGCCGCGAGATGCTCCGCGACCCGCACTTCGCGCTGCGGGCCGCGCACGAGCTGGGCGTCGAGATCGACTACTGGCCCAAGCAGTACGACCGCGCGCGCTGGGCGGCCTGA
- a CDS encoding hemolysin family protein translates to MGEYAGGIIALVVLLAVNAFFVGAEFAVISAKRSQIEPRAEEGSRAARITLFAMEHATLMLATTQLGITVCSLLILNVSEPAIHHLLEIPLGATGLPEEAISTIAFVIALLIVSFLHVVLGEMVPKNISFSVPDRAALLLAPPLVGIARVVKPLIVALNAISNAVLRLAKVEPKDEAASAFTLDEVQGIVDQSTREGLLEDRTGALTAAFEFTGKKVQDIAIPLGTLVSLPETASPSEVERAVARHGFSRYVIVDEAGEPTGYLHLKDVIDLDEADEFVRPVPAKRIRQLVSVFEGTELEDALAMMRRSGAHLARAFTEAGETTGVLFLEDIIEELVGEVQDATRRV, encoded by the coding sequence GTGGGTGAGTACGCCGGGGGGATCATCGCGCTCGTCGTGCTGCTCGCCGTCAACGCCTTCTTCGTCGGCGCCGAGTTCGCGGTCATCTCCGCGAAGCGGTCGCAGATCGAGCCGCGCGCGGAGGAGGGGAGCCGCGCCGCCCGCATCACGCTCTTCGCGATGGAGCACGCGACGCTCATGCTCGCGACCACGCAGCTCGGCATCACCGTGTGCTCGCTGCTGATCCTCAACGTGTCCGAGCCCGCGATCCACCACCTGCTGGAGATCCCGCTGGGCGCCACCGGGCTGCCGGAGGAGGCGATCTCCACGATCGCGTTCGTCATCGCGCTGCTCATCGTGTCGTTCCTGCACGTGGTGCTCGGCGAGATGGTGCCGAAGAACATCTCGTTCTCCGTGCCGGACCGGGCGGCGCTGCTGCTCGCGCCGCCGCTCGTCGGGATCGCCCGCGTCGTGAAGCCCCTCATCGTGGCCCTCAACGCGATCTCCAACGCCGTGCTCCGCCTGGCCAAGGTCGAGCCGAAGGACGAGGCCGCGAGCGCGTTCACGCTCGACGAGGTGCAGGGCATCGTCGACCAGTCGACGCGCGAGGGTCTCCTGGAGGACCGGACGGGCGCGCTCACCGCGGCGTTCGAGTTCACGGGCAAGAAGGTGCAGGACATCGCGATCCCGCTGGGCACCCTGGTCAGCCTCCCCGAGACCGCGTCGCCGTCCGAGGTCGAGCGCGCCGTCGCGCGGCACGGCTTCTCGCGGTACGTGATCGTCGACGAGGCGGGGGAGCCGACCGGCTACCTGCACCTCAAGGACGTCATCGACCTCGACGAGGCGGACGAGTTCGTGCGTCCGGTGCCGGCCAAGCGGATCCGCCAGCTGGTGTCGGTCTTCGAGGGCACCGAGCTGGAGGACGCCCTCGCGATGATGCGCCGCTCCGGCGCCCACCTCGCCCGCGCCTTCACGGAGGCCGGCGAGACGACGGGCGTGCTGTTCCTCGAGGACATCATCGAGGAGCTCGTCGGCGAGGTGCAGGACGCCACCCGACGGGTCTGA
- a CDS encoding hemolysin family protein produces the protein MHERLLLAAGLLLTLGTGLFVASEFALVNLDRSDLEKRQERGEKRLGPPIRALRITSTHLSSAQLGITLTTLLTGYTMEPALSLLLAGPLTSAGMAEGLVSPVSTVVALVVATLLSMIVGELVPKNFALALPRETAKLVIPFQTLFTTVFKPAVLLLNNSANGILRLVGIEPKEELSGARSAEELSSLVRRSALAGLLEDDTAMLLSRTLRFADLTASDVMTPRLRVKSVERTDSAQTVIELAMTTGYSRFPVTDDGVDDVIGLVHVKQAVAVPREKRALVPVTALQSEAIRVPETMKLDDLLGELRGRGFQMAVVVDEYGGTAGVATLEDLVEELVGELADEHDRTRAGVVRSRDSLTFPGMLRPDELLERTGLRIPDEGPYETAAGFVMSELGRLPVVGDELELETGTLRVERLDGRRIDRIRFTPVPEPVATAVGTTRAERQADRQAERQADREAGRQADAERAASRKEPSRG, from the coding sequence GTGCATGAACGGCTCCTCCTCGCCGCGGGTCTCCTCCTGACCCTCGGCACCGGCCTCTTCGTGGCCAGCGAGTTCGCGCTCGTCAACCTCGACCGCTCCGACCTCGAGAAGCGCCAGGAGCGCGGCGAGAAGCGGCTCGGCCCGCCCATCCGGGCGCTCCGCATCACCTCGACCCACCTCTCCAGCGCCCAGCTCGGCATCACGCTGACGACGCTCCTCACCGGGTACACGATGGAGCCGGCGCTCAGCCTGTTGCTCGCCGGGCCGCTCACGTCCGCGGGGATGGCCGAGGGGCTCGTCTCCCCGGTGTCCACCGTCGTGGCGCTCGTCGTCGCGACCCTGCTGTCGATGATCGTCGGCGAGCTCGTGCCGAAGAACTTCGCGCTGGCCCTGCCGCGCGAGACGGCCAAGCTCGTCATCCCGTTCCAGACCCTGTTCACCACCGTGTTCAAGCCCGCCGTGCTGCTGCTCAACAACAGCGCGAACGGGATCCTCCGGCTGGTCGGCATCGAGCCCAAGGAGGAGCTGTCCGGCGCCCGGAGCGCGGAGGAGCTGTCCTCGCTCGTCCGCCGCTCCGCGCTCGCCGGGCTCCTCGAGGACGACACGGCGATGCTCCTCAGCCGCACGCTGCGCTTCGCCGACCTCACGGCGTCCGACGTCATGACGCCGCGCCTCCGCGTGAAGTCGGTCGAGCGCACCGACAGCGCGCAGACCGTGATCGAGCTGGCCATGACCACCGGCTACTCGCGCTTCCCCGTCACGGACGACGGCGTCGACGACGTCATCGGCCTCGTGCACGTGAAGCAGGCCGTGGCCGTGCCGCGCGAGAAGCGGGCGCTCGTGCCCGTCACCGCGCTGCAGTCCGAGGCGATCCGCGTGCCCGAGACCATGAAGCTCGACGACCTCCTCGGCGAGCTGCGCGGCCGCGGGTTCCAGATGGCGGTCGTCGTCGACGAGTATGGCGGCACCGCCGGGGTCGCGACGCTCGAGGACCTGGTCGAGGAGCTGGTCGGCGAGCTCGCCGACGAGCACGACCGCACGCGCGCCGGCGTCGTCCGCTCGCGTGACTCGCTCACCTTCCCCGGCATGCTCCGGCCCGACGAGCTCCTCGAGCGCACGGGTCTGCGCATCCCCGACGAGGGACCGTACGAGACCGCGGCGGGCTTCGTCATGAGCGAGCTCGGCCGCCTGCCCGTCGTGGGTGACGAGCTGGAGCTCGAGACCGGCACGCTGCGGGTCGAGCGGCTCGACGGCCGGCGCATCGACCGGATCCGCTTCACGCCCGTCCCGGAGCCCGTCGCCACCGCGGTGGGCACCACGCGCGCCGAGCGCCAGGCGGACCGCCAGGCCGAGCGGCAGGCCGACCGCGAGGCCGGACGACAGGCGGACGCGGAACGCGCCGCCAGCAGGAAGGAGCCGTCCCGTGGGTGA
- a CDS encoding GuaB1 family IMP dehydrogenase-related protein, protein MRFTGEAPAHDLTYSDVFLSPGRSDVASRMDVDLAPGDGTPCTIPVVASNMGSVTGPRLAAVLARRGGIGILPQDLRPQELDAAIRRVKDQPVAYDSPLELPPDATAGQARELLPPIAGHGIVLRDADGEMVGCLEGTQLAGVPDGTRLGDLPHGALASLDADDVPTGRAAFELMHAAGIDFAPVLAHGRLVGTLSRRSALRSTVYAPALDGHGRLAVGAAVGVNGDPVGRARALVAAGVDVLVLDTAHGHQEAMLRAIRDVRALDPRVPLVAGNVVTAEGARDLVAAGADIVKVGVGPGAMCTTRMMTAVGRPQFSAVLDTAAAARAAGALVWADGGVRYPRDVALALAAGAASVMIGSWFAGTVESPGRLLVEDDGGLAKESWGMASTRAVQERFGRREAFELARRTLFAEGISTSRIRIDPLRPGLEDLLDTITSGVRSAFTYAGARTRAEFAERAAVGIQSAAGYEEGKPLPVGW, encoded by the coding sequence ATGAGGTTCACCGGAGAGGCTCCCGCTCACGACCTGACCTACTCGGACGTGTTCCTGAGCCCGGGCCGATCCGACGTCGCGAGCCGGATGGACGTCGACCTCGCGCCGGGCGACGGCACGCCGTGCACCATCCCGGTCGTCGCGAGCAACATGGGGTCGGTCACCGGCCCGCGGCTCGCCGCGGTGCTCGCCCGGCGCGGCGGCATCGGGATCCTGCCGCAGGACCTGCGCCCGCAGGAGCTGGACGCCGCGATCCGCCGGGTCAAGGACCAGCCGGTCGCCTACGACTCGCCGCTCGAGCTGCCGCCGGACGCGACCGCCGGCCAGGCCCGCGAGCTGCTGCCGCCCATCGCCGGCCACGGCATCGTGCTGCGCGACGCGGACGGGGAGATGGTCGGCTGCCTCGAGGGCACGCAGCTCGCCGGCGTCCCCGACGGTACCCGGCTCGGCGACCTCCCGCACGGCGCGCTCGCCTCCCTCGACGCGGACGACGTGCCCACCGGCCGCGCGGCGTTCGAGCTGATGCACGCCGCCGGGATCGACTTCGCGCCCGTGCTGGCCCACGGCCGCCTGGTCGGCACGCTCAGCCGCCGCAGCGCGCTGCGGTCGACCGTCTACGCGCCCGCGCTCGACGGCCACGGACGCCTCGCGGTGGGAGCCGCGGTCGGCGTCAACGGCGACCCCGTCGGCCGCGCCCGCGCTCTGGTGGCCGCGGGTGTGGACGTGCTCGTCCTCGACACCGCGCACGGGCACCAGGAGGCGATGCTCCGGGCGATCCGCGACGTCCGCGCCCTCGACCCGCGCGTGCCGCTCGTCGCCGGCAACGTCGTGACCGCCGAGGGCGCGCGCGACCTCGTCGCGGCGGGCGCCGACATCGTCAAGGTCGGCGTCGGACCCGGCGCGATGTGCACCACGCGCATGATGACCGCGGTCGGCCGGCCGCAGTTCTCCGCCGTGCTCGACACGGCCGCCGCCGCCCGGGCCGCCGGTGCCCTCGTCTGGGCGGACGGGGGAGTGCGGTACCCGCGGGATGTCGCGCTCGCCCTCGCCGCCGGCGCCGCGAGCGTGATGATCGGCTCCTGGTTCGCCGGCACCGTCGAGTCGCCCGGCCGCCTGCTCGTCGAGGACGACGGCGGGCTCGCCAAGGAGAGCTGGGGCATGGCGTCGACGCGCGCCGTGCAGGAGCGGTTCGGCCGGCGTGAGGCGTTCGAGCTCGCCAGGCGCACGCTGTTCGCGGAGGGGATCTCGACCAGCCGCATCCGAATAGACCCGCTCCGCCCCGGCTTGGAGGACCTGCTCGACACGATCACGTCCGGCGTCCGCAGCGCGTTCACGTACGCCGGGGCGCGCACGCGGGCCGAGTTCGCCGAGCGGGCCGCCGTCGGGATCCAGTCCGCCGCGGGCTACGAGGAGGGCAAGCCCCTGCCGGTCGGCTGGTGA